AAAATACAACCAACGCAGCAACGGCTCGGCTAAACGACCACTATGTAATGCCGTCATTGAGTCATAAAACTGCGCCGAAGCGCTCCAATCTTCCCCAGAGCTGGCTTCAAGCTCACCTGTTACACCATTGAATAAGTAGCGTGGTCCGTTATCTACAACCTCTTTGCCGGTTGCCAAATAAACCACTATTTGTGAGGTCGCTGTATTGGCATTTCTTACAAACACGTAGCTAATGTCGGCATTCGGTGACTTAGTATAAATCTGATCTAACACATCTTTAATTGCCACCATAGGGCGTTGTTCTTCACTAGGCTTTGCACGTTTATTAATAGGCAATGCCTCTTCAAACATTTGCTTTAAGCCATTTTCATATACGGTTTCGGCAGGGTAGGGGAACAGCATAAATATAAGCGTGATAATCCCCGTGTAGGTGATCATGATATGAAATGGCAGTGCCAGCACCGACGAAACATTGTGTGCATCAAGCCAACTTCGGCTGCCTTTGTTTGCTCTAAAGCTAAACATATCTTTAAAAATACGTTTGTGGATCACGATGCCTGTTATAAGCGCTACCAACATAAATAATGAGGCTAAACAAACAATTATCCGTGCAGTAAATACATCTATGTAATGTAAATCAAAGTGTAAGCGATAGAAAAAATTACCCCCCTTAGTTTCCCGAGGTTCGGGTAATTGCTCTAAGGTATTAGGGTCTAGATGTGTATAGTTGAAAGGTGCTCGGCGCTGGCCTGGCTGTTTAGGCTCAGCAAACCCATAGCTTAAAACAGGGTTACGTGGCTCAGGTAAGTTTATCCGCCAAGATAATGAATTAGGTGCCTGTTGCTGTAATTGCGCAAACACATAATTAATTTGCTCGGCTTGAGACTGAACCCGTTGTGCTTGATGCTGCACATGATGCGTTTCGGGCTTAGCCCAAATAGTGATTTCATCTTTAAAAAAGCTGATGGTGCCAGCAAAAAAGATTAAGAACAGTAACCAGCATACCAACAAGCCAACCCAGATATGAAGCCAAGTCATTGAGCGGAAAAAACTCTCTTTCATAACCAATCCTTAATCAATGAAAGGGCCAGCAATTGCCCACCAGTTGTTAGTAAAATAGTGATCCAAACAGTCTTTAAAGACTTAACGGCAAATACCCAAATAAACACACAACAGTAAAAAAATACCGATAGAGTCGTGGTTAACAGCACGCTGTCGAGTTTATTAAGTGGTAATAACACAGCTAGTAATGAAATAAGCACACTGGTAAAGGCGTAACCACCAATGATGGCTGCAACGAAACGCAAAAACACAGCAACACGATAAGATAGGCTCACAGAGCGCTTTTTAGCTGTATTTTTAGGGCGATTGGTTGTCACTGCATCTAATGATTGAGAATGCATGATAATCCCTTAAAAAATAACACGAGAAGAAAACCCCGTATTATATCGCCGACAAACAGAAAAGATAGTAGTTATCATTTGCATAAACGTATTAAATAGTGAAACAGAACCAACTAAGTCGATCGGTTAGTAAAATAATGATCTGCTAGCTTTGTTCTGTGCAATATCATATGGTGTTAAGTAAATAAAAAGGGAGTTGTAATGAAAACAATAGGCTTAATCGGTGGCATGAGTTGGGAGTCTACACAAAGTTACTACCAGCTTTTAAATCAAGGTGTTAAAAACAAACTTGGGGGTCTGCACAGTGCCAAGATAGTACTCGTCAGTCTCGATTTTGCAGAAATAGCAGTACTACAACAGCAACAAGATTGGCCACAGATGGCTGAGATACTCATTAAAGCCGCTAAGCAAGTTGAAGCTGCGGGTGCGGATTATTTATTAATTTGTACCAACACCATGCATAAACTAGCTGAGCAAGTACAAGCTGCAGTTGCAATTCCTTTGTTACACATTGCAGATGCAGTTGGTGAAAACCTGATCCAACATAACTTTAAAAAAGTGGCTTTGTTGGGTACCCAGTTCACTATGGAACAAGACTTTTATAAACAACGCCTAGCTGATAATTTCGCCATAGACGTGTTAATTCCTGATACACAGGGGCGTGAAACAGTTCATCGTGTGATTTATGATGAACTATGTAAAGGCATCATCAGCCCAGAATCTAAAGCTGAGTATTTAACCATTATTGATAATCTAACTCAGCAAGGTGCTGAAGCCATTATTCTTGGTTGCACCGAAATAGCGCTGTTAATTCAACAATCAGATACATCTATTCCATTACTTGATAGTACAGCACTTCATTGCGCTATGGCGCTTGAGAATAGTTTAAATTAGGAGCACAC
The nucleotide sequence above comes from Pseudoalteromonas shioyasakiensis. Encoded proteins:
- a CDS encoding PepSY-associated TM helix domain-containing protein — encoded protein: MKESFFRSMTWLHIWVGLLVCWLLFLIFFAGTISFFKDEITIWAKPETHHVQHQAQRVQSQAEQINYVFAQLQQQAPNSLSWRINLPEPRNPVLSYGFAEPKQPGQRRAPFNYTHLDPNTLEQLPEPRETKGGNFFYRLHFDLHYIDVFTARIIVCLASLFMLVALITGIVIHKRIFKDMFSFRANKGSRSWLDAHNVSSVLALPFHIMITYTGIITLIFMLFPYPAETVYENGLKQMFEEALPINKRAKPSEEQRPMVAIKDVLDQIYTKSPNADISYVFVRNANTATSQIVVYLATGKEVVDNGPRYLFNGVTGELEASSGEDWSASAQFYDSMTALHSGRLAEPLLRWLYFFCGVAGCAMIATGCIMWAKRLRERLKAEQKPSLGLKLVETLNLATLMGLPLATAAFFIANRLLPLELAGRADKEILVFFLAWLAMLVVAVLGREKHHWRYCAWLNAAACLLVPVVNALTTDGNWITYLLTQQWALFGIDSAFICAGLLFLLQSKKIPSHKTATNKAKLNKNKLLKEQQG
- a CDS encoding aspartate/glutamate racemase family protein — translated: MKTIGLIGGMSWESTQSYYQLLNQGVKNKLGGLHSAKIVLVSLDFAEIAVLQQQQDWPQMAEILIKAAKQVEAAGADYLLICTNTMHKLAEQVQAAVAIPLLHIADAVGENLIQHNFKKVALLGTQFTMEQDFYKQRLADNFAIDVLIPDTQGRETVHRVIYDELCKGIISPESKAEYLTIIDNLTQQGAEAIILGCTEIALLIQQSDTSIPLLDSTALHCAMALENSLN